One genomic window of Clostridium taeniosporum includes the following:
- the rodA gene encoding rod shape-determining protein RodA has product MLKNFKIDLRLIKEIDKTVLISTVLLVLYGILNIYMCTKGEHGFYFAKQQFFWLVLSIIALYFFVAIDYTIILNYVPIFYWGSVILLLAAKIPGIGVVVNGARGWIRVGGFQLQPAELAKIGIILMLAKKIDEMDGEINNIKNFFILTFYALIPVAFIVTQPDMGMTMVCFFIVFGIFYIAGLDMKVIGGGLLSLVLLIVIVWNSGLIQSYQKQRFTAFLNPEAADATSGYHLTQSLIGIGSGGILGSRPSLKVDGTTGYAAQNVPEVQTDFIFSAIAEQWGLIGAILLLVLYGFLIYKMISIARTAKDIFGSIICVGIISYFLFAILQNIGMTVGLLPITGITLPLISYGGSSLLTTIMSIALVLNIGMRRKKIHF; this is encoded by the coding sequence TTGCTTAAAAATTTCAAAATTGACTTAAGATTAATAAAAGAAATTGATAAAACTGTATTGATTTCTACAGTACTTTTAGTGCTATATGGTATTTTGAACATATATATGTGTACTAAAGGAGAACATGGATTTTATTTTGCAAAACAACAATTTTTTTGGCTTGTTTTATCTATAATTGCATTATATTTTTTTGTTGCTATAGATTATACGATAATACTTAATTATGTTCCAATATTTTATTGGGGTTCAGTAATATTACTTTTAGCAGCTAAGATTCCAGGAATCGGAGTGGTAGTTAATGGCGCTAGAGGGTGGATCAGAGTTGGAGGATTTCAATTGCAACCAGCTGAGCTTGCTAAAATAGGAATTATACTTATGTTAGCAAAAAAAATAGATGAGATGGATGGAGAAATAAATAATATTAAAAATTTCTTTATTCTTACATTTTATGCATTGATACCAGTTGCATTTATTGTAACTCAACCTGATATGGGAATGACAATGGTTTGTTTCTTTATTGTATTTGGTATATTTTATATAGCAGGACTTGATATGAAAGTAATAGGTGGAGGGTTATTAAGCTTAGTATTATTAATAGTTATAGTTTGGAATTCAGGGCTTATTCAATCATATCAAAAACAAAGATTTACAGCTTTTTTAAATCCAGAGGCTGCCGATGCAACATCAGGATATCATTTAACACAATCCTTAATAGGTATAGGATCTGGAGGTATACTTGGAAGTAGACCGTCTTTAAAAGTTGATGGTACAACAGGATATGCAGCACAAAATGTACCAGAAGTTCAAACTGATTTCATATTTTCAGCTATAGCTGAACAGTGGGGGCTTATAGGCGCTATATTATTACTAGTGTTATATGGATTTTTAATATATAAGATGATTTCTATTGCAAGAACAGCAAAAGATATTTTTGGATCAATTATATGTGTTGGAATAATTTCTTACTTTTTATTTGCTATACTTCAAAATATAGGCATGACAGTAGGTTTGTTACCTATAACAGGTATAACATTACCTCTTATAAGTTATGGTGGAAGTTCCCTTTTAACAACGATAATGTCTATTGCGTTAGTATTGAATATTGGGATGAGAAGAAAGAAGATACATTTTTAA
- the mgsA gene encoding methylglyoxal synthase codes for MRIALIAHDKKKQEIIEFSKRNKETLEKYELLATGTTGKMISEATGLKVKRYLSGPYGGDQQIGGRIAEGTVGLVIFFRDPLTAQPHEPDVSALLRVCDVHNVPVVTNVATADIIIRHIQ; via the coding sequence ATGAGAATAGCATTAATAGCCCATGACAAGAAAAAACAAGAAATAATAGAGTTTTCAAAGAGAAATAAAGAAACTTTGGAAAAATACGAATTATTAGCAACTGGAACAACAGGTAAAATGATATCTGAGGCTACTGGACTTAAAGTAAAGAGATATTTGTCAGGTCCATATGGTGGGGATCAACAGATAGGAGGACGTATAGCAGAAGGAACAGTAGGATTAGTTATATTTTTTAGAGATCCTCTTACAGCTCAACCTCATGAACCAGATGTATCAGCTCTACTTAGAGTATGTGATGTACATAATGTGCCAGTTGTAACTAATGTAGCAACTGCAGATATAATAATAAGGCATATTCAATAA
- a CDS encoding M23 family metallopeptidase, producing the protein MSNYRSQYERYYKNILEQKRGINPIRNINTYNSKISYGNSYNSSKNKKKFVNKFIYQCVVSVILFTIIFSFKIMPVQKTKDIYTLSKQYLTQDFSKKISYPYVISVINKIKTTDFKNKAVDCMNLLKEKTAKFEKTNIKTKIKNNYCLPVLASYMKLQGDIQGVLLEGKEGQQVICSMDGTVVKATSDKDGQSILINHGDGIQTYYGMIKNSIIKEGDEVKKGEYLGDCNKISNTKKTGVIFKFIYMGKEQDPTEYLDFSNLSNV; encoded by the coding sequence ATGAGTAACTATAGAAGTCAATATGAAAGATACTACAAGAATATATTGGAACAAAAGAGAGGGATTAATCCTATAAGAAATATTAATACTTATAATAGTAAAATAAGTTATGGAAATTCTTATAATTCATCAAAGAATAAAAAGAAATTTGTTAATAAATTTATATATCAATGTGTAGTTTCTGTAATATTATTTACTATAATATTCTCTTTTAAAATTATGCCTGTTCAAAAAACTAAAGATATTTATACTTTGTCAAAGCAATATTTAACACAAGATTTTAGTAAGAAGATTAGTTATCCCTATGTTATTAGTGTGATTAACAAAATAAAAACTACTGATTTTAAAAATAAAGCAGTAGATTGTATGAATTTACTTAAAGAAAAAACAGCAAAATTTGAAAAAACAAATATTAAAACAAAAATAAAAAACAATTATTGTTTGCCGGTACTTGCCTCTTATATGAAGTTACAAGGAGATATTCAAGGCGTTTTACTTGAAGGTAAAGAAGGACAGCAAGTTATTTGTAGCATGGATGGAACTGTTGTAAAAGCAACTAGTGATAAAGATGGACAAAGTATATTAATAAATCATGGTGATGGAATACAAACATATTATGGAATGATTAAAAATTCAATTATTAAAGAGGGTGATGAGGTAAAAAAAGGAGAATATTTAGGAGACTGTAATAAGATATCTAATACTAAAAAAACTGGTGTGATATTTAAATTTATTTATATGGGAAAAGAACAAGATCCAACAGAATATTTGGATTTTTCAAATTTAAGCAATGTATAA
- a CDS encoding site-2 protease family protein, with protein sequence MKKWFSIFIIEILIIFAILDFKSTLVISFIWIIAHECIHVIVAKKFGCKFYNIKLNLSGTYAQLGDIDELSEKKKLILYLSGPAFNIFMVVFLFFIQKYLDSNFIKNSIDINLSLGVFNLLPAYPLDGSRIYEILLAKKFLYKESKKITGTLSFIVSIIFFILFIIMIFLHKINISLFLASILMTYATIIEKEKTMYIIMGDMIKKSRKLEKCDYIENKSISVYYKKGLVNILTLVDKNKFNTFYVIDDDMQLIKIIHEDELIRALKEYGNITLEEYVKKYDKNL encoded by the coding sequence ATGAAGAAATGGTTTAGTATTTTTATTATAGAAATTTTAATAATATTTGCTATATTGGATTTTAAGAGTACATTAGTTATAAGTTTTATTTGGATTATAGCTCATGAATGTATTCACGTAATTGTTGCTAAAAAATTTGGCTGTAAATTTTACAATATAAAGTTAAATTTATCGGGAACATATGCACAACTAGGTGATATTGATGAATTATCAGAAAAAAAGAAGCTTATTTTATATTTATCTGGTCCTGCATTTAATATTTTTATGGTAGTATTTTTGTTTTTTATTCAGAAATATTTAGATTCTAATTTTATAAAAAATAGTATAGATATTAATTTAAGTTTAGGTGTATTTAATCTATTACCAGCATATCCTTTAGATGGATCAAGAATATATGAGATATTACTAGCAAAAAAATTTTTATATAAAGAATCTAAAAAAATAACGGGTACTCTTAGTTTTATTGTTTCTATTATATTTTTTATATTGTTTATTATAATGATATTCTTACATAAAATAAATATAAGTTTATTTTTAGCTAGTATACTGATGACATATGCTACAATTATAGAAAAGGAAAAGACAATGTATATAATTATGGGAGATATGATCAAAAAATCTAGGAAATTAGAAAAATGTGATTATATAGAAAATAAAAGCATATCAGTATATTATAAAAAAGGTTTAGTAAATATACTAACATTAGTGGATAAAAATAAATTTAATACATTTTATGTTATTGATGATGATATGCAATTAATTAAAATAATTCATGAGGATGAATTAATAAGAGCTTTAAAAGAATATGGAAATATAACTTTAGAAGAGTATGTTAAAAAATACGATAAAAATTTATGA